Proteins encoded together in one Bacteroides ovatus window:
- a CDS encoding NAD(P)H-dependent glycerol-3-phosphate dehydrogenase, whose translation MKLPGKIAIMGGGSWATAIAKMCLAQEDSINWYMRRDDRIADFKRLGHNPAYLTGVKFDTRRITFSSNINDVVKESDTLIFVTPSPYLKAHLKKLKTKIKDKFIITAIKGIVPDDNVIVSEYFTKEYGVPPENIAVLAGPCHAEEVALERLSYLTIACPDKDKARIFARRLGSSFIKTSVSDDVAGIEYSSVLKNVYAIAAGICSGLKYGDNFQAVLISNAIQEMNRFLNTVHPLNRNVDESVYLGDLLVTGYSNFSRNRTFGTMIGKGYSVKSAQIEMEMIAEGYYGTKCIKEINKHHHVNMPILDAVYNILYERISPMIEIKLLTDSFR comes from the coding sequence ATGAAATTACCCGGCAAGATAGCGATAATGGGCGGAGGAAGTTGGGCTACAGCCATCGCAAAGATGTGTCTGGCCCAGGAAGACTCTATCAATTGGTATATGCGGCGAGACGACCGCATTGCCGATTTTAAACGATTAGGGCACAATCCGGCTTATCTGACAGGAGTGAAATTCGATACAAGACGCATCACGTTCAGTTCCAACATCAACGATGTGGTGAAAGAATCGGATACACTGATTTTCGTCACTCCCTCTCCTTATCTGAAGGCGCATCTGAAAAAACTGAAAACCAAGATAAAAGATAAGTTTATCATCACCGCTATCAAAGGAATCGTACCCGATGACAACGTTATTGTATCGGAATACTTCACAAAAGAATATGGTGTACCACCAGAAAATATAGCAGTCCTTGCAGGTCCCTGCCACGCAGAAGAAGTAGCCTTGGAACGCCTCTCCTACCTGACTATCGCCTGCCCTGACAAAGACAAAGCACGTATCTTCGCACGTCGTCTGGGAAGCAGCTTCATCAAAACATCTGTCAGTGATGACGTAGCGGGTATCGAATACAGTTCGGTACTTAAAAACGTATATGCCATCGCTGCCGGTATCTGTAGCGGTCTGAAATATGGCGACAACTTCCAGGCTGTTTTGATCTCCAACGCCATTCAGGAGATGAACCGTTTCTTGAATACGGTGCATCCGTTGAACAGAAACGTGGATGAATCTGTTTATCTAGGGGATTTATTGGTGACCGGTTACTCCAACTTCAGCCGCAACCGAACTTTCGGAACGATGATAGGTAAAGGGTATTCCGTTAAGAGTGCGCAAATTGAAATGGAAATGATTGCGGAAGGTTACTATGGTACGAAATGTATCAAAGAAATCAATAAACATCATCATGTCAATATGCCGATACTGGACGCAGTGTACAACATTCTGTACGAACGTATCTCACCAATGATCGAGATTAAACTGTTGACTGACTCTTTTAGATAA
- a CDS encoding DUF5035 domain-containing protein — MKKRVLLLLPLFLGACSDSGESPVIKIEKLYAKVESDDENSGSGEKDYANQRDELPALKVGDEVKALLLLDGNGAELKTFRLQNDDEVDTKLIFEKTEVSTEGNLTDVEKGQLRFKDGVSKAKIMVIATIKQVDKNGDVKLEFYLSSKAECEGAQEEIGLKTKAEDDK, encoded by the coding sequence ATGAAAAAGAGAGTATTATTGTTGCTACCATTGTTTTTAGGCGCCTGCTCTGATAGCGGGGAAAGTCCTGTTATCAAGATAGAAAAGCTTTATGCAAAGGTTGAATCGGATGATGAAAATTCCGGTTCCGGTGAAAAAGACTATGCAAATCAGAGGGACGAACTGCCGGCCTTGAAGGTGGGAGATGAAGTGAAAGCTCTTCTGCTTTTGGATGGAAATGGAGCTGAACTGAAAACCTTTAGACTTCAGAATGATGATGAAGTGGATACTAAACTTATCTTTGAGAAAACAGAAGTATCTACAGAGGGAAATCTGACAGATGTGGAAAAGGGGCAGCTTCGTTTTAAGGATGGTGTGTCAAAAGCCAAAATTATGGTGATTGCGACCATCAAACAAGTAGATAAGAACGGCGATGTAAAATTAGAGTTCTATCTTTCTTCCAAAGCCGAATGTGAAGGAGCACAGGAAGAAATCGGCTTAAAGACGAAAGCGGAGGATGATAAGTGA
- a CDS encoding HAD family hydrolase, whose protein sequence is MKKKLKAVLFDMDGVLFDSMPYHSEAWHTVMKSHGLTLSREEAYMHEGRTGASTINIVFQRELGREATQEEIESIYQEKSVLFNSYPEAKRMPGAWELLQKVKKDGLIPMVVTGSGQLSLLERLEHNYPGMFRKELMVTAFDVKYGKPNPEPYLMALKKGGLKADEAIVVENAPLGVEAGHNAGIFTIAVNTGPLDGQVLLDAGADLLLPSMQALSDHWDTLFEKNT, encoded by the coding sequence ATGAAAAAGAAACTGAAAGCCGTCCTGTTTGACATGGACGGCGTACTTTTTGACTCTATGCCCTATCATTCGGAAGCCTGGCATACAGTAATGAAATCTCACGGACTCACTCTTAGTCGCGAAGAAGCATATATGCACGAAGGACGGACAGGAGCCTCCACTATTAATATTGTTTTCCAACGTGAACTGGGCAGAGAAGCTACCCAAGAAGAAATAGAAAGTATCTATCAGGAGAAAAGTGTTTTGTTCAATTCGTATCCCGAAGCAAAACGTATGCCCGGTGCATGGGAGTTGCTACAAAAAGTAAAAAAGGATGGACTGATTCCGATGGTGGTCACTGGTTCCGGCCAACTATCCCTGCTCGAACGGTTGGAACACAACTATCCGGGAATGTTTCGTAAAGAATTGATGGTTACAGCGTTCGATGTAAAATATGGTAAGCCCAATCCCGAACCGTATCTGATGGCATTGAAAAAAGGCGGACTTAAAGCTGATGAAGCCATCGTAGTAGAGAACGCTCCGTTAGGAGTGGAAGCCGGACACAATGCGGGCATCTTTACAATAGCTGTAAATACAGGTCCTTTGGACGGACAAGTATTGCTGGATGCCGGAGCCGATCTGCTACTGCCATCCATGCAAGCACTAAGCGACCATTGGGATACGCTGTTTGAAAAGAACACCTAA
- a CDS encoding glucose-6-phosphate isomerase has translation MISLNIEKTFGFISKEKVFAYEAEVKAAQEMLEKGTGKGNDFLGWLHLPSSITKEHLADLNATAKVLRDNCEVVIVAGIGGSYLGARAVIEALSNSFTWLQEKKTAPVMIYAGHNISEDYLYELTEYLKDKKFGVINISKSGTTTETALAFRLLKKQCEDQRGKETAKKVIVAVTDAKKGAARVTADKEGYKTFIIPDNVGGRFSVLTPVGLLPIAVAGFDIDKLVAGAADMEKVCGSDVAFAENPAAIYAATRNELYRNGKKIEILVNFCPKLHYVSEWWKQLYGESEGKDNKGIFPASVDFSTDLHSMGQWIQEGERSIFETVISVEKVNHKLEVPSDEANLDGLNFLAGKRVDEVNKMAELGTQLAHVDGGVPNMRIVLPELSEYNIGGLLYFFEKACGISGYLLGVNPFNQPGVEAYKKNMFALLDKPGYEEESKAIRAKL, from the coding sequence ATGATTAGTTTAAACATTGAAAAAACATTTGGATTCATCTCCAAAGAAAAGGTTTTTGCTTACGAAGCTGAAGTAAAAGCCGCACAGGAAATGCTTGAAAAAGGTACAGGCAAAGGTAACGACTTTTTAGGATGGTTGCATTTGCCTTCTTCTATCACTAAAGAACACCTGGCCGACCTGAACGCTACTGCAAAAGTATTAAGAGACAATTGTGAAGTAGTAATCGTAGCCGGTATCGGTGGTAGCTATCTGGGTGCCCGTGCCGTCATCGAAGCTTTGTCTAACAGCTTCACTTGGTTGCAGGAAAAGAAAACAGCTCCTGTCATGATCTATGCAGGACACAATATCAGCGAAGATTATCTGTACGAACTGACTGAATATCTGAAAGACAAGAAATTCGGTGTCATCAATATCTCCAAATCAGGAACTACTACTGAAACAGCTCTTGCTTTCCGCTTGCTGAAAAAGCAGTGTGAAGATCAGCGCGGCAAAGAAACTGCAAAGAAAGTAATCGTTGCCGTGACAGATGCCAAGAAAGGTGCTGCCCGTGTAACAGCCGATAAAGAAGGATACAAAACATTCATCATCCCCGATAACGTAGGCGGACGTTTCTCTGTCCTGACTCCGGTTGGTTTGTTGCCTATTGCAGTGGCCGGATTCGATATCGACAAACTGGTTGCCGGTGCTGCCGACATGGAAAAAGTATGTGGTTCGGACGTTGCATTTGCTGAAAACCCTGCTGCTATCTACGCTGCTACCCGCAATGAGTTGTACAGAAATGGTAAGAAGATCGAAATCCTCGTTAACTTCTGCCCAAAACTGCACTATGTAAGCGAATGGTGGAAACAGCTTTACGGAGAATCTGAAGGAAAAGACAATAAAGGTATCTTCCCTGCATCGGTAGATTTCTCAACAGACCTCCACTCTATGGGTCAATGGATTCAGGAAGGCGAACGTTCTATCTTTGAAACGGTGATTTCAGTAGAGAAGGTTAACCACAAACTGGAAGTTCCTTCTGATGAAGCAAATCTGGACGGCTTGAATTTCTTAGCCGGCAAACGTGTGGACGAAGTGAACAAGATGGCCGAATTGGGAACACAGTTGGCTCACGTAGACGGTGGTGTACCTAATATGCGTATCGTACTTCCGGAATTGAGCGAATACAACATCGGTGGTCTGCTCTATTTCTTCGAAAAGGCTTGCGGTATCAGCGGTTACTTGTTAGGCGTGAATCCATTCAACCAACCGGGTGTGGAAGCATACAAAAAGAATATGTTTGCGTTGCTTGACAAACCGGGGTATGAAGAAGAATCTAAAGCAATCCGTGCAAAACTGTAA
- the lysS gene encoding lysine--tRNA ligase yields the protein MNILELSEQEIIRRNSLNELRAMGIDPYPAAEYVTNAFSTDIKAEFKDDEEPRQVSVAGRIMSRRVMGKASFIELQDSKGRIQVYITRDDICPGEDKELYNAVFKRLLDLGDFIGIEGFVFRTQMGEISIHAKKLTVLAKSIKPLPIVKYKDGVAYDSFEDPELRYRQRYVDLVVNDGIKETFLKRATVVKTLRNVLDEAGYTEVETPILQSIAGGASARPFITHHNSLDIDLYLRIATELYLKRLIVGGFEGVYEIGKNFRNEGMDKTHNPEFTCMELYVQYKDYNWMMNFTEKLLERICIAVNGCTESVVDGKTISFKAPYRRLPILDAIKEKTGYDLNGKSEEEIRQVCKELKMEEIDETMGKGKLIDEIFGEFCEGTYIQPTFITDYPVEMSPLTKMHRSKPGLTERFELMVNGKELANAYSELNDPLDQEERFKEQMRLADKGDDEAMIIDQDFLRALQYGMPPTSGIGIGIDRLVMLMTGQTTIQEVLFFPQMRPEKVVKKDAAAKYMELGIAEDWVPVIQKAGYNTVADMKDVNPQKLHQDICGINKKYKLELTNPSVNDVTEWIQKI from the coding sequence ATGAATATATTAGAACTAAGTGAACAGGAAATTATTCGACGTAACAGTCTGAATGAGCTTCGTGCAATGGGTATTGATCCATACCCTGCAGCAGAGTATGTAACCAATGCTTTCTCTACAGATATTAAAGCTGAATTTAAAGACGACGAAGAGCCACGCCAGGTTTCCGTAGCCGGCCGTATCATGAGCCGCCGCGTGATGGGTAAAGCATCTTTCATCGAATTGCAGGACTCTAAAGGTCGCATCCAGGTGTACATCACCCGCGATGATATCTGTCCGGGAGAAGACAAGGAACTGTACAACGCTGTATTTAAACGCCTGCTCGACTTAGGTGACTTTATAGGTATCGAAGGTTTCGTGTTCCGCACACAAATGGGTGAAATTAGTATCCATGCAAAGAAACTGACTGTACTTGCAAAGTCTATCAAACCGTTGCCAATCGTTAAATACAAAGACGGAGTAGCTTATGACTCTTTTGAAGATCCCGAACTCCGTTATCGCCAACGCTATGTGGACCTGGTAGTAAACGACGGTATCAAAGAAACATTCCTGAAACGCGCCACTGTAGTGAAAACATTGCGCAACGTTTTGGATGAGGCTGGTTACACGGAAGTGGAAACTCCTATCCTGCAATCTATTGCTGGTGGAGCCAGTGCACGCCCGTTCATCACTCACCATAACTCACTGGATATAGACCTTTACCTGCGTATCGCAACAGAGCTTTATCTGAAACGACTGATCGTAGGTGGTTTTGAAGGTGTATATGAAATAGGTAAGAACTTCCGTAACGAGGGCATGGATAAAACTCACAATCCGGAATTTACCTGTATGGAACTTTATGTTCAGTACAAGGATTACAACTGGATGATGAATTTCACCGAAAAACTGCTGGAACGTATCTGTATCGCTGTAAACGGCTGTACGGAAAGCGTTGTTGACGGAAAAACGATCAGTTTCAAAGCTCCTTACCGCCGCCTGCCTATCCTGGACGCTATCAAAGAAAAGACAGGATACGACTTGAACGGCAAGAGCGAAGAAGAAATCCGCCAAGTTTGCAAGGAACTGAAAATGGAAGAAATCGACGAGACAATGGGTAAAGGCAAGCTGATTGATGAAATCTTCGGAGAATTCTGCGAAGGTACGTATATCCAGCCGACTTTCATCACCGATTATCCGGTTGAAATGTCTCCGCTGACCAAGATGCATCGTTCTAAACCGGGACTGACCGAACGTTTCGAATTAATGGTGAACGGTAAAGAGCTGGCTAATGCTTACTCGGAATTGAATGACCCGCTGGATCAGGAAGAACGTTTCAAAGAGCAGATGCGTTTGGCCGACAAGGGAGACGATGAAGCGATGATTATCGATCAGGACTTCTTGCGCGCTTTACAATATGGTATGCCTCCTACATCGGGTATCGGTATCGGTATCGACCGCCTGGTAATGTTAATGACCGGACAGACCACTATTCAGGAAGTATTATTCTTCCCGCAAATGCGTCCGGAAAAAGTAGTGAAAAAAGACGCTGCCGCTAAATATATGGAATTGGGAATCGCAGAAGACTGGGTTCCGGTGATCCAAAAAGCCGGTTACAACACTGTAGCTGACATGAAAGATGTCAATCCGCAGAAGTTGCACCAGGACATCTGTGGCATTAACAAGAAATATAAATTAGAACTGACCAATCCGTCGGTAAACGACGTAACTGAGTGGATACAGAAAATTTAA